The DNA segment GTTGGTCCCCCAACCTTCCCACGTGAAGCTCCCTTTCCCGCCATCCGACCGCCGATAGTCGGCGTGAAAGACGCAACCGTCAAAGGGCGTCCGCTGCAATTCGGCGATGTGTTCCCGGAGGAAGGTTGTTCCCGGTTCATCCCAGCCGAACTCGATGAGTTGCTTGTGCCCCAGGTCGGCCGGGAAACAGGGAAGAATTCCCGCGGCTATGAGAACCAGACCGACCTGCAGAACGCGCCGGCGTGTCATGCCGCCACTTCACCACGTTCACGCCCCAAAGTTAAGCGCGATGTTGGACTTCAGCGCCTCTTCAACGGGGGCGCCACGGAAGCATGGCCTTGCCGGTTGCCAGGCGCGCCCGACCTTGACGCGCGACCTGCTTTCACCACAATCCGGGCAATGAACAACACGCGACGGCTAAGAACAGAAGTTGACCGGTATTCGCATCACCGGATGATCAGCGCTGCCCTCGTCCTCGGCCTGGCCGGCCTCGGATGGCTGCTGGCGGGCTGCGTGCCTGCGGCACTTCATCCATTATATCGCGAATCGGACCTCATCCAGGATCCGGCCCTGCTGGGCGTCTGGAAGGAGAAGGACAAGCCCGACAGCAAGGACCGCTGGACCTTCACGCCGGGCGAAGGCAAGAGTTACACGGTCGAAATTTTGATCGACGACCAGAAAGCAGCGTTCACGGCGCACCTGTTCAAGCTTGGCGATGCGCGTTTCCTCGATCTCTACCCGGTCCAGTCAGGACTGAACGAGAAACTTCAGAACAACCCGTATGCGCCGGCGTTGATCCCCGGCCACCTGTTCTTCCGGGTCCGTGCGACAGCGCCCGCCCTGCGCATGAGCAGCATGGCGCTCGACTGGCTCAAGGAGCAGTTGACGCGCGAGCCCAAAGCCATCGAACACATCATTTATTCCGACGATCGTGTGGTGTTGACCGGCGGTACCGGGGCGTTGCAGGCGTTCATTACGCGGCACCTGAACGACGCCGACGCATGGAACGGGATGTACGGGGACGGCATGATGAAGGTTAACGTCAAGCCATGAGTGAAGTAACGCCGGTCTTACCGCCTTTGGCTCCCTGATGCTCGTCCCATTGCTTTCCTGACCGGCCCGGTTCAACCAAACGCCATGAAGACCCGTTCACGTACGCCCGGCATTTCCCGGATCGATCAACCCGCCAAGCACAATCATGGATACTTTGTGCGGCTGCAACGACAGGGCATAATTCATTCCGCATTTTTCAGCGACAAACAGTACGGCGGACGCAAGAATGCCCTGCTCGCCGCGCACCTCCACGTTCTCAAGTTGCGAAAGAAGTTCGGGCCGCCGGTTCGGAGGCCGCGCCGCTGGTGGGCGGAAATTCCCCGGCGAAAAAGCCGGTCGGGTATCGTGGGCGTGCATCCGACGACGCTGCGCCGGGAGGGGCGGGCGCGGAAATACTGGATGGCGACCTGGAGTCCGGAACCTTACAAGGCAGTGCGCAGGGTGTTCTCGGTTTCCAGGCATGGAGAACGGAAGGCCAGATCCCTGGCAATCCGCGCCAGGCGTGAGGGACTCCGGAACATGAAATGAACAGGCCCGGCGGGAAAACGACGACAGTGAGCAGACTCAAACGCATTCTCACCGACAGCGGACACGGTTTCGCTCATAATCCATTTGACGCATTGTGCAGCGAGGGTCTCCCGCCCGCACCGGAAAGTTTGCCGGCGGGTTCCGCGCCCTCCACCGGGTCGGAACCGGCAAAAAAGAATCGTGGCCGTGTGGACATCCTCCGGGTGAAGGCCGGGCGCGGCGGCAAGACGGTGACGGTCGTGAAAAACTTTGTCGGCATCGGCCTGCCGGAAAAGGAACAATTGGCGCGGGCGATGCAAAAGGCCTGCGGCGCCGGTGGCACCGTGAAAAACGGCCAGATCGAGATT comes from the Candidatus Angelobacter sp. genome and includes:
- a CDS encoding translation initiation factor, which gives rise to MSRLKRILTDSGHGFAHNPFDALCSEGLPPAPESLPAGSAPSTGSEPAKKNRGRVDILRVKAGRGGKTVTVVKNFVGIGLPEKEQLARAMQKACGAGGTVKNGQIEIQGDKRTEVARILTEANFRPVFAGG